The following coding sequences are from one Capsicum annuum cultivar UCD-10X-F1 chromosome 3, UCD10Xv1.1, whole genome shotgun sequence window:
- the LOC107865967 gene encoding zinc finger protein SHOOT GRAVITROPISM 5, translated as MEDHQKELHFLSTHQNAANSSSWPSDSPPNMIRSSESLEPPSLDLQLSISVRPFKPPSDHHQGVLIRPSLNHDHNHYTDVRFDSGYIEALKWQAAEQIRLAAIEKAYAERVRELTRREIELAQSEFARARSMWERAKEEVERAEKLKERATRRIDPTCMEVTCQSCSQKFRPH; from the coding sequence ATGGAAGATCACCAAAAGGAGCTACACTTTCTGTCCACTCACCAAAACGCAGCAAATTCCTCCTCATGGCCATCTGATTCTCCCCCGAACATGATTCGATCATCGGAGTCATTGGAACCTCCTTCGTTGGACCTACAACTTTCAATCAGTGTACGACCATTTAAGCCACCTTCAGATCATCATCAAGGTGTCCTAATTCGTCCATCACTAAACCATGATCACAATCACTACACCGATGTCCGGTTCGACTCGGGCTACATTGAGGCCCTTAAATGGCAAGCTGCGGAGCAAATAAGGCTAGCAGCCATAGAGAAAGCGTACGCAGAACGTGTAAGGGAACTTACTCGAAGAGAAATAGAGCTAGCTCAATCCGAATTCGCGCGTGCGAGGAGTATGTGGGAAAGAGCTAAAGAGGAAGTTGAAAGAGcagaaaaattgaaagaaagagCAACTCGTAGGATTGATCCTACGTGCATGGAAGTTACTTGCCAGTCTTGCAGTCAAAAATTTCGACCGCATTga